A single window of Prochlorococcus marinus XMU1410 DNA harbors:
- a CDS encoding aminotransferase class I/II-fold pyridoxal phosphate-dependent enzyme, translated as MKKVKIPKNRIRKLKTFSLGKKSFELLSLNSQNKKLIDLCSNDYFGLSRDKDLIKAAYEISLLEGIGSGSSRFITGSRPIHKLLETELAKWLDQEKVLIFPSGFQANIAAIQALANRNSIVIADKLIHNSLLVGVKAAQAKLIRFSHNNLKDLEDKIIKSNPTKNSILVVVESLYSMEGSIAPLREITEICKKNSVQLLVDEAHAIGILGPEGRGLSFNCRSDITMITGTFGKAFGSGGAFIASNSEIGEYLIQTSGAFRYTTALAPSLAAGALEGLKKILENKEWGNDLLSSANVWKDEIIKNLSFPVQGDSHILSIIVGQEEKAIYLQKYLEENGFLAIAIRPPTVPVGQSRIRITIRRNLDFNLLKNFIAVLKEFK; from the coding sequence ATGAAAAAAGTAAAAATTCCAAAAAATAGAATCCGTAAATTAAAAACATTTTCTTTAGGTAAAAAATCATTCGAACTTCTAAGTTTAAATTCGCAAAATAAAAAACTTATAGACTTATGCAGTAATGATTATTTTGGATTAAGTAGGGACAAGGATTTAATAAAAGCTGCTTACGAAATAAGCTTGTTAGAAGGTATTGGTTCAGGAAGCTCTAGGTTTATTACAGGTTCAAGACCAATACATAAATTATTAGAAACAGAACTTGCTAAGTGGCTTGATCAAGAGAAAGTATTAATTTTCCCAAGCGGATTTCAAGCAAATATAGCCGCTATCCAGGCTTTAGCAAACAGAAATAGTATCGTAATAGCAGATAAATTGATCCATAACTCTTTATTGGTTGGAGTCAAAGCTGCTCAAGCAAAACTGATTCGATTTTCACACAATAATTTAAAAGATTTAGAAGATAAAATTATTAAATCTAACCCTACAAAAAATTCCATTTTAGTTGTTGTTGAATCTCTTTATAGCATGGAGGGATCAATTGCTCCGCTCAGAGAAATAACGGAAATTTGCAAAAAAAATAGTGTTCAATTATTAGTTGACGAAGCTCATGCAATTGGAATCTTGGGCCCTGAAGGCAGGGGTTTAAGTTTTAATTGTCGTTCAGATATAACTATGATTACTGGAACTTTTGGAAAAGCATTTGGAAGCGGTGGAGCTTTTATAGCTTCCAATTCAGAAATTGGAGAATATCTTATCCAAACAAGTGGGGCATTTAGATATACCACCGCACTTGCGCCATCTTTAGCTGCTGGGGCGCTAGAAGGTTTAAAAAAAATTTTAGAAAATAAAGAATGGGGTAATGATTTATTATCTTCTGCGAATGTATGGAAAGATGAAATTATTAAAAATCTAAGTTTTCCAGTTCAGGGAGATTCTCACATTTTGTCAATTATTGTTGGCCAAGAAGAGAAGGCAATTTATCTACAAAAATATCTCGAAGAAAATGGGTTTTTAGCAATTGCGATAAGACCTCCAACGGTTCCAGTGGGGCAATCAAGAATCAGAATAACAATACGAAGAAACTTAGATTTTAATTTGCTAAAGAATTTCATTGCAGTATTAAAAGAGTTTAAATGA
- a CDS encoding methyltransferase domain-containing protein, with translation MIEMDSKKWNEKIKNNFNDAAYRYLEHSNIQKFFAKKIVQFIKELNPPKKDEWIDLGSGPGLLADEIEKKFSSQKVSRIDFSKKMLLENKLSRKKILWDLNNDLPPEINNCSLLTSNFCIHWLNNPEKIIKNWFSKLTPGGFLIISYPTKDCFPEWKDTCKKIDIEYSGLNFLCSKELLKDFKSTEIHYSEQFNYLENFEDVYKLFRSIKNVGAQSTNCERKTVKELKEIQKFWPKNYNNTVNLSWQIEIQIIKKL, from the coding sequence ATGATTGAAATGGATAGTAAAAAGTGGAATGAGAAAATAAAAAATAATTTCAATGATGCTGCATATCGGTATTTAGAGCATTCAAATATTCAGAAATTTTTTGCAAAAAAGATTGTCCAATTTATCAAAGAATTAAATCCCCCAAAAAAAGATGAATGGATAGATTTAGGATCAGGACCAGGACTATTAGCAGATGAAATAGAAAAAAAATTTTCTTCCCAAAAAGTATCCAGAATTGATTTCAGCAAGAAAATGCTTCTTGAGAATAAATTATCAAGAAAAAAAATTTTATGGGATTTGAATAATGATTTACCTCCTGAAATAAATAACTGTTCTTTATTAACATCTAACTTTTGCATACATTGGTTAAACAACCCAGAAAAGATAATAAAAAATTGGTTTAGCAAATTAACACCTGGAGGTTTTTTAATCATTTCATATCCAACAAAAGATTGTTTTCCTGAATGGAAAGATACTTGTAAAAAAATTGATATTGAATATAGTGGTCTTAATTTCCTTTGCTCTAAAGAATTATTAAAAGATTTCAAATCAACTGAAATACATTATTCAGAACAGTTTAATTATCTTGAAAATTTTGAAGATGTATATAAGCTTTTTAGAAGCATAAAAAATGTAGGAGCACAATCAACAAATTGTGAACGCAAAACAGTGAAAGAGTTAAAGGAAATTCAAAAGTTTTGGCCAAAGAATTACAATAATACAGTGAACCTTTCATGGCAAATTGAGATTCAAATCATAAAGAAATTATGA
- the bioD gene encoding dethiobiotin synthase: protein MSSHKNIFKFIICGTDTDIGKTLISSFFVKGLNSFYWKPIQSGIESQTDSQTVEKLSQVSKEKIIKEAYVFTKPLSPHWAAEIDQKTINFDMLRLPKVNGSLIVETAGGLMVPITRNFLQIDQIKQWNLPVILVCKSSLGTLNHTLLSIEALKRRNIEILGLVVNGEKHLDNPKTLVDFSGLPLIAEFPYIKKMDSNNLDILWKELEIKNKLISLLNSKIS from the coding sequence ATGAGTAGTCACAAAAATATTTTCAAATTTATAATATGTGGAACAGATACTGATATTGGGAAAACTTTAATAAGCTCTTTTTTCGTTAAAGGATTAAATTCCTTTTATTGGAAGCCTATTCAAAGTGGTATTGAATCGCAAACTGATAGTCAAACTGTTGAAAAACTTTCACAAGTAAGTAAAGAGAAAATAATTAAAGAAGCTTATGTCTTTACAAAACCTTTATCTCCTCATTGGGCTGCTGAAATAGATCAAAAAACTATTAACTTTGACATGTTGAGATTGCCAAAAGTAAATGGCTCATTAATTGTAGAAACTGCAGGTGGATTAATGGTTCCAATAACACGCAATTTTTTACAAATAGATCAAATAAAACAATGGAATCTTCCGGTAATACTTGTATGTAAGAGCTCACTTGGCACTCTTAACCATACCCTGCTTAGTATTGAGGCCTTAAAACGAAGAAATATTGAGATTTTAGGTTTAGTAGTCAATGGCGAAAAACACCTAGATAATCCAAAAACTCTAGTTGATTTTAGTGGTCTTCCTTTAATTGCTGAATTTCCTTACATCAAAAAAATGGACTCAAATAATTTAGATATACTATGGAAAGAACTTGAAATTAAAAATAAGTTGATCTCACTATTAAACTCAAAAATAAGTTAA